In Levilactobacillus brevis, a single genomic region encodes these proteins:
- a CDS encoding DHA2 family efflux MFS transporter permease subunit, with protein sequence MATEKIEPRVVGAVLATGLMSLSGVIIETAMNITFPTLMKQFGVTTGTVQWMTTLYLLIVACIVPISSYLKRRFKMKQLFVTANLLFIAGLLIDALAPAFAWLLIGRAVQAVGTGIALPLMFNIILEQVPLSRIGMMTGVGTLITAVGPAIGPTYGGILVTSLNWRYIFWLLLPFLIVSFFVGLKTIRQVSPVVHERFDLLSVLTVVATFAGLIYGFSAMGSQPVLSWSVLGAWVVGLIGLGAFVFRSNRVEQPLIKLATVKNGAFAWHLAAFFLLQTTALGLSFILPNYLQLVDQKTAFIAGLVVLPGAVIGAAFSPIGGQILDRFGAKKPILLGLSIVVVSLLAMTAFARHLPVVAVLGLYVTYMIGIGMAFGNIMTAGLKQLSSELKADGNALMNALQQFAGAMGTAVVSMIISSSQATGTGSTVVKTAVGSQWALLILVITGALALLSMLMAFRLSRPTPSR encoded by the coding sequence ATGGCAACGGAAAAAATTGAACCGCGCGTGGTGGGGGCCGTTCTGGCCACAGGATTGATGTCGCTGAGCGGTGTCATCATTGAAACAGCGATGAACATTACATTTCCAACCTTGATGAAACAATTTGGCGTGACGACCGGCACGGTCCAGTGGATGACGACCTTGTATCTGCTGATTGTGGCCTGTATCGTTCCGATCTCGTCTTACTTGAAACGTCGCTTTAAAATGAAGCAGCTCTTCGTGACGGCCAACCTGCTCTTTATCGCAGGTCTACTGATCGATGCTTTGGCACCAGCGTTCGCTTGGCTGCTGATTGGTCGGGCCGTCCAAGCTGTGGGGACGGGGATTGCCTTACCCCTGATGTTCAACATTATTTTGGAACAGGTACCGCTGAGCCGCATTGGAATGATGACCGGTGTCGGCACCCTGATTACCGCCGTGGGGCCGGCGATTGGACCGACTTACGGTGGAATTCTGGTCACCAGCTTGAACTGGCGCTATATCTTTTGGCTGTTGCTGCCATTTCTGATTGTGTCGTTCTTTGTCGGCCTCAAGACGATTCGGCAGGTTTCACCCGTTGTCCACGAACGTTTTGATTTATTGAGCGTACTGACGGTTGTGGCGACCTTTGCTGGCCTCATCTACGGATTTAGCGCCATGGGCAGTCAGCCTGTGCTGAGTTGGTCGGTGCTAGGGGCCTGGGTGGTTGGCCTCATCGGTTTGGGCGCGTTTGTCTTCCGTTCCAACCGCGTGGAACAGCCGCTGATTAAGTTGGCAACGGTGAAAAACGGCGCGTTTGCCTGGCATTTAGCCGCGTTCTTTCTCTTACAGACCACCGCGCTGGGCCTGTCGTTTATTCTTCCCAATTACCTCCAATTAGTTGATCAGAAAACCGCTTTCATTGCCGGCTTAGTTGTTCTGCCGGGGGCCGTGATTGGTGCGGCCTTTTCTCCGATTGGGGGGCAGATTCTGGATCGATTTGGCGCCAAGAAACCCATCTTGTTGGGATTGAGCATTGTCGTGGTGAGCCTACTGGCCATGACGGCTTTTGCCCGCCACCTGCCCGTTGTGGCCGTGCTCGGACTCTACGTGACGTACATGATCGGGATTGGCATGGCTTTTGGGAACATCATGACGGCGGGACTGAAGCAACTGTCGTCCGAGCTCAAGGCCGATGGCAACGCGCTGATGAACGCGTTACAGCAGTTCGCCGGAGCCATGGGAACGGCCGTGGTTTCGATGATTATTTCAAGTAGTCAGGCGACTGGCACGGGCAGTACTGTCGTGAAGACGGCCGTTGGTTCTCAGTGGGCCTTGTTGATCCTGGTTATCACGGGTGCCTTGGCACTGTTGAGTATGTTGATGGCTTTTCGGCTGTCGCGTCCAACGCCTTCGCGTTAG
- a CDS encoding M23 family metallopeptidase, with protein sequence MSTLHQLIHFNYRLNRYLLLGMATVVALSTLLFLSSWTTKTMAKAETLTIANTPTELATDQPKRVYQYFHVEKATPTKPKLTRLATTPAKTEKSTPEWGWPYTGGRYVTSTFGKRDLADSPLHDGVDFNAGVGSKIHAIHAGKVIFVGNPMKRGVTDAYPLGLGKDVVVTETNAGDQIVYQEFAMSKQTHTVHVGDTVKTGQVIATQASGHLHLGITNHKSWVTAQNDWQNPAAHSWQNPLKLLQTAA encoded by the coding sequence ATGTCGACTCTGCATCAACTCATTCATTTCAATTATCGGCTTAACCGCTACTTGCTCCTGGGGATGGCCACTGTGGTCGCCCTCAGCACTTTATTGTTTCTCTCTTCTTGGACCACCAAGACCATGGCCAAGGCGGAAACGCTGACCATCGCCAACACGCCCACCGAACTGGCCACTGATCAGCCCAAACGCGTCTACCAATACTTCCACGTGGAAAAGGCGACGCCAACCAAGCCCAAACTGACGCGTCTGGCAACGACGCCAGCTAAGACTGAAAAGTCAACGCCAGAGTGGGGCTGGCCCTACACCGGTGGCCGCTACGTGACGTCAACCTTTGGTAAACGGGACCTAGCGGACTCTCCCTTGCACGACGGCGTCGATTTCAATGCAGGCGTTGGCAGTAAGATCCACGCCATCCACGCCGGCAAGGTCATCTTCGTGGGTAACCCCATGAAACGTGGCGTGACCGACGCCTATCCTCTGGGACTAGGCAAGGACGTTGTCGTCACGGAAACTAACGCGGGCGACCAGATTGTCTATCAGGAATTTGCGATGAGCAAGCAGACCCACACCGTTCACGTCGGTGACACCGTCAAGACTGGCCAGGTCATTGCGACCCAAGCTAGCGGCCATCTGCATTTGGGTATCACCAACCATAAAAGTTGGGTGACCGCCCAAAATGACTGGCAAAATCCGGCAGCCCATTCGTGGCAGAACCCGTTAAAGTTGCTGCAGACAGCGGCGTAA
- a CDS encoding YhgE/Pip domain-containing protein, protein MIQAEWRYLFKHKLLLVVLVVIMLIPSIYAVTFLKSMWDPYGKLADLPVAVVNQDQPVTYQGHRLAAGRDLTHNLTQSHAMHFTTTNSAAAHHGLTTGKYYMVVTIPHNFSHNATTLMAKTPQQMVLHYQTSAGHNFTAAKMTATAAQNAAQAVGDQVTQTYARTLFTTVKQLGNGFTAAGHGSQALATGSQQLTIADHKIAHGLTTLATSSVKLTNGEHTLTNKLDQYVSGVQQAQAGSRQLTTGLDQLLSRSQQLNGGVQRLATGSKQLATGVTAYTTGTGKLTTAAGQLTQGSQRVNTSTQHYVQGVAKSHQGVQQLARQLTNLDAGTQRLSTSVSQLATGSHTLSQNFSRLTTGSTALTAGLQKLQTGLQTSQSQQATLKKAVSQLAASATSTATLKQDATTLQTALKASTTNAATLQKRVSAAADAQGLTASQKAAMLKAVTPRDTSTTTAVQTAAKRLTSDLSGLQTNAAAVNDLQTSLTQAAAAQAQLANGITTLQTNSQSLTTGLQRANQALTTLNSGLQTLQAQTPTLTTGVTQLTYGAQTLTSGTQRLTTTGQQLTTGTGQLATGAGQLQTGAQQLTGKNASLTSGAQTLATGLTTLTQSTPALTQGVGKLAHGAHTLNAGLTTLATAGPQLTTATDSAANGAQQLTTGAEQLAAGAQKAGTGANTVQSGTTRLAHTLTQAGQRATVHPSQLTYRQFAKPTTTTHTDHDDAPDNGTGMAPYMMSVSLFVGALAFNLMFDMYTPRKYPRSGWHWWLGKASIMGAFVLGEALFMTGLLALIDGLAPIHPGATFLTLLVTGAAFMSIVYWLNLCLGRPGAFFSMVLLVLQLGGSAGTYPLQMTNGFFQALHPWLPMSYSVTALRETLMIGNSALPEIGVLCGIAAAFSLLSMLFYARRHGRLTEMDVQAP, encoded by the coding sequence ATGATTCAAGCGGAATGGCGATATTTATTTAAGCACAAGTTACTATTGGTCGTATTGGTGGTCATTATGTTGATCCCCTCAATTTACGCCGTGACCTTTTTGAAATCAATGTGGGACCCGTACGGCAAGCTGGCAGACCTACCCGTGGCGGTCGTTAATCAAGACCAGCCCGTGACCTACCAGGGCCACCGCCTGGCCGCCGGGCGCGACCTCACCCACAACCTGACCCAGTCCCACGCGATGCATTTCACAACGACCAACTCGGCGGCCGCTCACCACGGCCTGACTACCGGTAAATACTACATGGTCGTCACGATTCCACACAACTTCTCCCATAACGCCACGACCCTCATGGCCAAAACGCCGCAACAAATGGTCCTCCATTACCAGACCAGCGCCGGCCATAATTTCACAGCGGCGAAGATGACGGCTACGGCGGCCCAAAATGCGGCCCAAGCCGTGGGCGACCAAGTGACCCAGACGTATGCCCGGACCCTTTTCACGACGGTCAAGCAACTAGGCAATGGCTTCACCGCCGCAGGTCACGGTAGTCAAGCCCTCGCCACTGGTAGTCAGCAACTGACGATTGCCGACCACAAGATCGCCCACGGTCTGACCACCCTAGCTACGAGCTCCGTGAAGCTGACCAATGGCGAACACACGCTGACCAACAAGCTCGACCAATACGTCAGCGGGGTCCAGCAGGCCCAGGCCGGTAGCCGCCAATTAACGACCGGTCTCGATCAGCTACTCAGTCGCTCGCAACAGCTCAACGGCGGGGTTCAGCGTTTAGCCACGGGGAGTAAGCAATTGGCCACCGGGGTCACCGCCTATACGACGGGAACGGGCAAGCTCACGACCGCTGCCGGGCAACTCACCCAGGGCAGTCAACGCGTGAATACGAGTACTCAACACTACGTTCAGGGCGTGGCTAAGAGTCATCAAGGGGTCCAACAGCTGGCGCGCCAATTGACTAACTTAGACGCAGGCACGCAACGGCTTAGCACTAGCGTGTCCCAGCTGGCCACCGGCAGTCACACGCTCAGTCAAAATTTCTCCCGGCTGACAACTGGCAGTACCGCCCTCACTGCTGGTCTCCAAAAACTCCAGACTGGCCTCCAAACCTCGCAAAGCCAACAAGCCACCTTAAAAAAGGCCGTTAGTCAGCTAGCTGCCAGTGCCACCAGCACCGCGACCCTCAAGCAAGACGCTACTACCCTACAAACGGCGCTAAAGGCTAGCACGACCAACGCAGCGACCTTACAAAAACGAGTCAGCGCCGCGGCTGACGCTCAGGGATTAACCGCTAGTCAAAAGGCTGCCATGCTAAAAGCCGTTACGCCTCGTGATACTAGCACGACCACGGCAGTTCAGACCGCAGCAAAACGCTTGACCAGCGACCTGAGTGGCTTACAGACTAACGCCGCGGCCGTCAATGACCTGCAAACCAGCCTGACCCAAGCAGCGGCGGCCCAAGCACAATTGGCTAACGGCATCACGACCCTTCAGACGAATTCCCAGAGTCTCACCACGGGGCTGCAACGGGCCAATCAAGCCCTGACCACCCTCAATTCCGGTCTCCAAACCTTACAAGCACAGACGCCCACGCTCACTACTGGCGTTACCCAATTAACCTACGGCGCCCAGACATTGACTAGTGGCACGCAACGTTTAACAACCACGGGTCAACAACTAACAACGGGAACCGGACAACTGGCTACTGGCGCGGGACAACTCCAAACCGGGGCCCAGCAATTGACGGGTAAGAATGCGTCGCTGACCAGCGGGGCCCAGACTCTGGCCACGGGTTTGACAACCTTAACCCAATCAACGCCAGCCCTCACGCAAGGGGTCGGCAAGTTAGCGCATGGCGCTCACACGCTCAACGCGGGGCTGACGACCTTGGCAACGGCTGGCCCACAACTCACCACGGCCACTGATAGCGCGGCGAACGGTGCTCAGCAACTGACTACTGGCGCCGAACAACTGGCTGCCGGCGCACAGAAAGCGGGGACTGGCGCCAACACCGTGCAGTCGGGGACCACCCGGCTGGCTCACACTTTAACTCAAGCGGGACAACGCGCGACCGTTCACCCTTCTCAGCTGACTTACCGGCAATTTGCCAAGCCAACAACGACCACCCACACCGATCATGATGATGCCCCGGACAACGGGACGGGGATGGCCCCGTACATGATGTCGGTGTCGCTCTTTGTGGGGGCGCTGGCGTTCAACCTGATGTTTGACATGTACACACCGCGCAAATATCCGCGTAGTGGTTGGCATTGGTGGTTAGGTAAAGCTTCCATCATGGGCGCCTTCGTTTTGGGCGAAGCGTTATTTATGACTGGCCTCTTAGCCTTGATTGATGGCCTGGCACCCATTCATCCAGGAGCCACCTTCCTGACACTACTGGTCACTGGCGCGGCATTTATGAGCATTGTCTACTGGCTAAATCTATGCCTCGGTCGCCCGGGGGCTTTCTTCAGCATGGTGCTGCTAGTCCTGCAACTGGGCGGCTCGGCCGGAACCTACCCCTTACAAATGACCAACGGCTTCTTCCAGGCCCTGCATCCTTGGTTGCCAATGAGTTATTCGGTCACTGCTCTGCGAGAAACCCTAATGATCGGCAATTCCGCCTTACCAGAAATCGGCGTGCTCTGCGGCATTGCCGCGGCCTTCTCCCTGCTGAGCATGCTCTTCTACGCGCGGCGACACGGTCGGCTAACGGAAATGGACGTCCAAGCACCTTAG
- a CDS encoding TetR/AcrR family transcriptional regulator encodes MTDRRVVRTKQALRAAFRKLAQQYRYHEITVQQLTDEANINRKTFYLHFDSIDDLAESFTTEIADQILALLLKAPADREPIEHPGIWAQRLGEFFEEAPAFYTFILTSDDYSFLSRRVKNIVAAGMAADFQRDYHLSATDAKIGVNFLIDSTLTLFRLYVTKQIDLTKPALRQRLVALNLSGMQGFLALTKQK; translated from the coding sequence ATGACAGATAGACGAGTTGTACGAACTAAGCAGGCGCTACGAGCAGCCTTTAGAAAGTTGGCCCAGCAGTATCGGTATCATGAAATCACGGTCCAACAGCTGACCGATGAGGCCAATATCAATCGCAAGACATTTTACTTACATTTCGACTCGATCGATGACCTGGCAGAAAGTTTTACCACGGAAATTGCGGACCAAATTTTGGCGTTGTTGCTAAAGGCGCCGGCTGACCGTGAGCCGATCGAACACCCCGGTATCTGGGCGCAACGGTTAGGCGAGTTCTTTGAAGAGGCGCCGGCCTTCTACACGTTCATCCTGACGTCAGACGACTATAGCTTCCTATCGCGACGGGTCAAAAATATAGTGGCTGCAGGGATGGCCGCAGACTTCCAGCGAGATTATCATCTCAGTGCGACCGACGCTAAAATTGGTGTGAACTTTCTGATCGACAGCACACTGACGCTGTTTCGCCTGTACGTGACGAAACAGATCGACCTGACAAAGCCAGCTCTTCGCCAACGCTTGGTGGCGTTGAATTTGTCGGGGATGCAGGGATTCTTGGCGTTGACAAAGCAAAAGTAA
- a CDS encoding HAMP domain-containing histidine kinase codes for MTTKAPRTYADIIRHSFTSLLLTVGVVIVLTVSVTLAVDQLIRAQNQAEQLSASLQTSQVTNFQDWLAINRSSGLNSHNTFVFIRNADGSTTSLLPHGASLANANTWSVPFTHLTYFKGWGLYFAETLKTGGRTYHLYIGMHVLIGNLHVLIAVMIIAIGISLLIGLWFVRRLAQRISDPTIQLATAAQQAAANSEMTQTALPQPTEPVEVAQLAKDFNQLLAAQNGRLQRERQFISDASHELRTPIATIRGNLKLIERRGDQHPEVIPESLGFIDQESLRMQHLIENLLHLSRADRAEVALEPLDVATLTQGVVAHYQPLIPQKLSFTGPNEPAMALGDTDMLHQIMTALLDNAHKYSPADQPIAVHVATTVDTVTLTVADHGDGIPVADREHIFERFYRVDTSRSNKIEGSGLGLAIVAQLVQLNQGHIAITDNDPHGAKFTVTLQAAPQK; via the coding sequence ATGACCACTAAAGCTCCCCGCACTTACGCGGACATTATCCGCCACTCCTTCACGAGTCTCCTGCTAACGGTCGGGGTGGTGATTGTCCTCACCGTCAGCGTTACCCTAGCGGTGGACCAACTCATTCGGGCACAAAACCAGGCTGAACAACTCAGTGCCAGCCTGCAAACCTCACAGGTCACGAATTTTCAAGACTGGTTGGCCATTAATCGGTCCAGCGGCCTAAATTCCCACAACACATTCGTCTTCATCCGTAATGCCGATGGTTCGACCACCTCGTTACTCCCGCACGGCGCCTCACTAGCGAACGCCAACACGTGGTCGGTGCCCTTCACCCATCTGACCTACTTTAAGGGCTGGGGCCTGTACTTCGCCGAAACGCTGAAGACGGGCGGTCGGACGTATCACCTCTACATCGGCATGCACGTGTTGATCGGCAATCTCCACGTCCTGATTGCCGTCATGATCATCGCGATCGGGATTAGCCTGCTGATTGGCCTCTGGTTCGTTCGCCGGCTGGCTCAGCGGATTAGTGACCCCACCATTCAATTGGCGACCGCTGCCCAGCAAGCCGCGGCTAACTCGGAAATGACGCAAACAGCGTTACCCCAACCGACAGAACCCGTCGAGGTCGCGCAACTAGCCAAGGATTTCAATCAATTACTGGCAGCCCAAAATGGTCGGCTCCAGCGTGAGCGGCAATTTATTTCCGATGCTTCCCACGAGCTACGAACCCCCATCGCCACGATTCGCGGTAATCTAAAATTGATTGAACGTCGCGGGGATCAACACCCCGAGGTCATCCCCGAATCGTTGGGCTTCATCGACCAGGAGTCCCTGCGCATGCAGCATTTAATCGAGAATCTCCTACACTTATCCCGGGCAGACCGCGCCGAAGTAGCCCTAGAACCCCTAGACGTTGCGACCCTCACGCAGGGCGTCGTGGCTCACTACCAGCCTTTAATCCCGCAGAAGTTGTCCTTCACCGGGCCTAACGAACCAGCCATGGCCCTGGGCGATACGGACATGCTTCATCAGATTATGACGGCCCTGTTGGATAATGCCCACAAATATTCGCCAGCCGATCAGCCGATTGCCGTGCACGTCGCCACGACCGTCGATACCGTGACCCTCACCGTGGCCGACCACGGAGACGGGATTCCAGTAGCCGACCGCGAGCACATCTTCGAGCGATTCTACCGCGTGGATACCTCCCGCTCTAATAAGATTGAGGGTAGTGGCCTGGGGCTCGCGATCGTTGCCCAGTTGGTTCAACTGAATCAGGGCCACATCGCCATTACCGATAACGACCCCCACGGTGCTAAGTTTACCGTGACACTGCAGGCTGCTCCCCAAAAATAA
- a CDS encoding response regulator transcription factor: MKNTILLVEDEEGLASYVAKELTFEDFDVLTAADGEAAWETYQERKDDLLLILLDWMLPKMDGMQVLRRIRKHDDLPVIMMTARDYLGDKVTGLDTGADDYITKPFEIEELLARIRVIQRRTAHQSGLDQTYHLQDLTLVTKTRQVDRGGQTIQLTQREYDLLLFLMQHPGQVFTRDELLDNVWGVDFLGQQNVVDVYIGYLRNKIDVDDAPRLFHTIRGVGYSLKEDDHDDH, translated from the coding sequence ATGAAAAATACAATTCTACTAGTCGAAGACGAAGAGGGCCTCGCCAGCTACGTCGCTAAAGAACTCACTTTTGAAGATTTTGACGTTTTAACGGCCGCCGATGGTGAAGCCGCTTGGGAGACCTATCAAGAAAGAAAAGACGATCTTCTCCTAATCTTATTGGACTGGATGTTACCTAAGATGGATGGCATGCAGGTTCTCCGGCGGATTCGTAAGCACGACGACTTACCCGTCATTATGATGACCGCCCGCGATTACCTGGGCGACAAGGTGACTGGCCTGGATACCGGCGCCGACGACTACATCACCAAACCCTTTGAGATTGAGGAATTACTCGCTAGAATCCGCGTCATCCAACGACGTACCGCCCACCAGAGCGGCCTCGATCAGACCTACCACTTACAAGACCTCACGCTGGTGACCAAGACCCGGCAAGTCGACCGTGGCGGCCAAACAATTCAATTGACACAGCGTGAATACGACCTGTTATTATTTCTCATGCAGCATCCCGGCCAAGTCTTTACCCGTGATGAACTGCTCGACAACGTCTGGGGCGTCGACTTTCTCGGCCAACAGAACGTGGTCGACGTTTATATCGGGTATCTCCGTAATAAAATTGACGTAGATGATGCTCCCCGCCTTTTCCATACCATTCGGGGCGTCGGCTACAGTCTCAAAGAGGATGATCACGATGACCACTAA
- a CDS encoding SDR family oxidoreductase, with protein sequence MTTLIIGAHGHVGQHIVQQLAATGEKVYAGIRSATQSDTITALGGQPRIVDLMGSADAMVPAMAGVDTVIFSAGSGGSTGDDMTLNIDLDGAIKSMIATEKAGIKRFIIVSAMGTDDRSFWSKSGIRPYYVAKYYADQWLQHRTNLDYTIVRPGALTNDAPTGKITLDTANSDTKSISREDVAAAVVAVVKHPLPHRIFELVTGDTPIADALK encoded by the coding sequence ATGACAACATTAATTATTGGTGCGCACGGCCACGTTGGCCAACATATCGTCCAGCAACTCGCCGCAACGGGTGAAAAAGTCTACGCAGGCATTCGCTCGGCAACCCAGTCTGACACCATCACGGCCCTCGGCGGCCAACCTCGGATCGTTGATCTCATGGGGTCGGCCGACGCCATGGTTCCGGCCATGGCTGGGGTGGACACCGTCATCTTCTCCGCAGGTTCTGGCGGCAGTACCGGCGATGATATGACCCTAAACATTGATCTGGATGGCGCGATCAAGTCCATGATTGCCACCGAAAAGGCCGGTATCAAGCGTTTTATCATCGTCAGCGCCATGGGAACCGACGACCGGTCCTTCTGGAGCAAATCCGGCATTCGCCCCTACTACGTCGCTAAATATTACGCCGATCAGTGGCTCCAACACCGGACTAACTTGGACTACACCATCGTTCGGCCGGGTGCGCTGACCAACGACGCCCCCACCGGCAAGATTACGCTGGATACAGCCAACAGCGATACGAAGTCGATCAGCCGCGAAGATGTTGCGGCCGCAGTTGTCGCCGTGGTCAAGCATCCCCTGCCACACCGAATCTTTGAATTGGTCACGGGCGATACACCTATCGCCGACGCACTCAAGTAA
- a CDS encoding NAD(P)/FAD-dependent oxidoreductase — protein sequence MATILVLGGGYAGMRAIKFLQREVPSEDEIILVDKTGTHAEKTNLHEVAAGTIAPDRITYEINDVIGSRVDFIQDAVTNVDVDQKKVTLKNHEPITYDYLVLALGFQSETFGLKGAEENALPMDDLETSEAVYQHIEERVKSYAQTQDPNDLVVAVCGAGFTGIELLGELTQSLPKLQTRYNTPAIKLVCLERSPAILPMFDKSLAEYAMRFMAKHDVEMKLGANIEEIKPGAVVYTDSEGGQHEQAANTIVWTVGVSGSHVIADSGFEQRRNRIVVKDDLSLDGHPEVYVVGDVAAVMDPDSDRPYPTTAQIALAAGAQAAKNIGLQLRGHETRPFVYKSVGTVASLSDRDGIGEIFSNNRKVKGYPASALKKVITDRSILESAHLSTVFSKGRFDLYH from the coding sequence ATGGCAACGATTTTAGTTCTTGGCGGTGGCTATGCCGGCATGCGGGCAATTAAGTTTTTACAGCGGGAAGTTCCCAGTGAAGACGAGATTATTTTGGTAGATAAAACGGGGACGCACGCAGAGAAGACTAACCTGCATGAAGTGGCAGCGGGAACCATTGCGCCCGATCGGATCACCTACGAAATCAATGATGTGATTGGCAGTCGGGTCGACTTTATTCAAGATGCCGTCACCAATGTGGATGTTGACCAAAAGAAAGTGACACTGAAAAACCATGAGCCGATTACCTACGACTATTTGGTATTAGCGCTGGGCTTCCAGTCCGAAACGTTTGGTCTGAAGGGCGCCGAAGAAAATGCGCTCCCGATGGATGATCTCGAGACGTCCGAAGCCGTTTACCAGCATATTGAAGAACGGGTCAAGAGTTACGCGCAGACGCAGGACCCGAATGACTTGGTGGTTGCGGTGTGTGGGGCCGGCTTCACGGGGATTGAACTCTTGGGTGAATTAACCCAATCCCTACCGAAATTACAGACGCGCTACAACACGCCAGCGATCAAGCTGGTCTGCTTGGAACGGTCACCAGCCATCCTGCCGATGTTTGACAAGTCGCTGGCGGAATATGCCATGCGGTTCATGGCGAAGCATGATGTCGAGATGAAGTTAGGCGCCAACATCGAAGAAATTAAGCCGGGCGCCGTGGTCTACACGGATAGCGAGGGTGGACAGCACGAACAAGCGGCCAACACCATTGTGTGGACCGTGGGGGTCAGTGGCTCGCACGTGATTGCCGATTCCGGCTTCGAACAGCGGCGTAATCGGATTGTGGTTAAGGACGACCTGTCACTCGATGGCCATCCAGAAGTTTACGTTGTTGGAGACGTTGCGGCCGTCATGGATCCTGACAGCGATCGGCCATACCCAACGACGGCCCAGATCGCATTGGCCGCGGGTGCACAAGCGGCCAAGAACATTGGCCTGCAGCTACGTGGTCATGAGACCCGGCCATTCGTTTACAAGTCCGTTGGGACGGTGGCTTCGCTGAGTGATCGGGATGGTATCGGTGAAATCTTCAGCAACAATCGTAAGGTGAAGGGCTATCCAGCCTCGGCCTTGAAGAAAGTCATTACCGACCGATCCATTCTGGAAAGTGCCCACCTGAGCACCGTCTTTAGCAAGGGACGCTTCGACCTCTATCATTAA
- a CDS encoding methylated-DNA--[protein]-cysteine S-methyltransferase: MRQKQLMTPLGPITAASDGTALTGLWFTDQHYYGSTLPATTLAGDLPIFDQLAEWLTAYFAGQHPTVAFPVKPTGTALREAVWSVLRTIPYGEVRTYGELAALVTPMIGHNPGARAMGNAVGHNPISVVIPCHRVIGQTGELVGYAGGLTRKKTLLRLEGCLSAGSDRVVLEKN, from the coding sequence ATGCGACAAAAACAGCTCATGACGCCATTGGGACCGATTACAGCGGCTAGCGACGGTACGGCGTTAACCGGCTTGTGGTTTACGGATCAACACTATTACGGGAGTACCTTGCCGGCGACGACGCTGGCCGGTGACTTGCCAATTTTTGACCAGCTAGCAGAGTGGTTGACAGCTTATTTTGCGGGCCAACACCCAACCGTAGCTTTCCCGGTTAAGCCAACGGGGACTGCGCTACGTGAGGCCGTCTGGTCGGTGTTACGAACAATCCCATATGGTGAGGTGCGGACGTATGGCGAACTCGCCGCGCTGGTGACGCCTATGATTGGCCATAACCCCGGCGCCCGCGCCATGGGAAATGCAGTTGGTCACAATCCGATTAGTGTGGTCATTCCCTGTCATCGTGTGATTGGTCAAACGGGTGAACTGGTTGGCTATGCGGGTGGCCTAACTCGGAAGAAAACGCTCTTACGACTAGAAGGGTGTCTATCTGCGGGAAGTGATCGGGTAGTTCTCGAAAAAAATTAG
- a CDS encoding TetR/AcrR family transcriptional regulator, whose amino-acid sequence MAASETKERIAEALASLLNHNTFDKITVREIADEAEVHRKTFYYYFADKYELLAFVYQHFIVEAPRREQPTALTLENWRPATIQLLERIAENSKIFLNAYPYDDGVWRQSMNEFVASRLSILLHAMPEYRYLKEDVIDTSAEFIAAGALGIINKWANDNFTATPRTVLDQMTTANRLFNGILDRWKLS is encoded by the coding sequence ATGGCTGCATCGGAAACTAAGGAGCGAATTGCGGAGGCCTTGGCTTCGTTGTTGAACCACAATACGTTTGATAAGATTACGGTCCGTGAGATCGCGGATGAAGCGGAAGTTCATCGAAAGACGTTCTATTACTACTTCGCCGATAAATACGAGTTGTTAGCCTTTGTCTATCAACACTTTATCGTGGAAGCACCACGTCGCGAACAACCGACAGCATTAACCTTGGAAAACTGGCGTCCGGCCACAATTCAATTGCTGGAACGGATTGCCGAAAATTCCAAGATTTTCCTGAACGCTTATCCTTATGATGATGGCGTTTGGCGTCAATCTATGAACGAGTTTGTGGCTTCACGATTGTCAATTTTGCTGCATGCAATGCCCGAGTACCGTTACTTAAAGGAAGACGTGATCGACACGTCCGCGGAGTTTATCGCTGCTGGCGCGTTGGGAATTATTAATAAGTGGGCGAACGATAACTTTACCGCGACCCCCCGGACGGTTTTGGATCAAATGACGACGGCCAACCGTCTGTTCAACGGGATTCTGGACCGTTGGAAGTTGAGTTAA